From the Armatimonadota bacterium genome, one window contains:
- a CDS encoding cyclic nucleotide-binding domain-containing protein, which produces MIADYADVFKKNYLVAGLSDEEIDQIAELAEFGCLLADECLIKKDDKSSDLFVILEGTVCVYTDKGDKMGDCGPGSVIGEVALVDAGPRSATAVCMGQVKFARLPAKELRAYMSQNREVGFTMLANLSRVLSMRLRQSATVMEDLRAKTYDHWEHAPL; this is translated from the coding sequence ATGATCGCTGACTACGCAGACGTATTCAAGAAGAACTACCTTGTCGCCGGACTGTCGGACGAAGAGATCGACCAAATCGCCGAACTGGCCGAGTTCGGGTGCCTGCTGGCCGACGAGTGTCTGATCAAGAAGGACGACAAGAGCAGCGACCTGTTCGTGATTTTGGAGGGGACCGTGTGCGTCTACACCGACAAAGGCGACAAGATGGGCGACTGCGGTCCCGGCTCTGTGATCGGCGAGGTCGCGCTGGTCGATGCCGGACCGCGCTCTGCTACGGCGGTCTGCATGGGCCAGGTGAAGTTCGCGCGTCTCCCGGCGAAAGAGCTGCGAGCGTACATGTCGCAGAACAGGGAGGTCGGGTTCACGATGCTCGCGAACCTCTCGCGAGTTCTCAGCATGCGGCTGCGCCAGTCGGCGACCGTGATGGAGGACCTGCGGGCGAAGACGTACGACCACTGGGAGCACGCACCGCTGTAG
- the purS gene encoding phosphoribosylformylglycinamidine synthase subunit PurS translates to MASVRIFVTLKPSLLDSAGKTIASSLAKLGFDEVSEVRIGKLITLEVEGYDESRVNEMCDKLLANPVIEDYRVEVAE, encoded by the coding sequence ATGGCTTCGGTCAGGATTTTTGTGACGCTCAAACCCTCCCTGCTCGATTCTGCGGGCAAGACCATCGCAAGCTCACTCGCCAAGCTTGGCTTCGACGAGGTTTCCGAAGTGCGAATCGGCAAACTCATCACCCTCGAGGTCGAGGGTTACGACGAGTCGCGAGTGAACGAGATGTGCGACAAGCTGCTGGCCAATCCCGTGATCGAGGATTACCGAGTCGAGGTCGCCGAGTGA
- the tcmP gene encoding three-Cys-motif partner protein TcmP: MGDQEFGSSWTSDKLRVLREYLSAYLHILRGPKAKGFYRLTYLDAFAGTGNIAIGKRDPRGQDRLIDVGDEETLIAGSARVALEQEMSFDEYVFIEQSSAKVARLESLKNEYPERADKIRVVREDANSFLQSWSKTVSRQTRAVVFIDPFGMQLSWETMVSLAETGCCDVWILFPLSAVNRVLTEKGKLPDQWASRLDVFFGTKEWRKAFYKEREVETLFGTEIETIRQADFSAISEYFADRLNGIFAATIREPRVLRNSRGTPLFLLSFATANPKSVKVAIRVAQYLAEK, translated from the coding sequence ATGGGTGATCAAGAATTTGGAAGTTCGTGGACAAGTGACAAGCTAAGAGTATTGAGGGAGTACCTTAGCGCGTATCTCCACATCCTTAGGGGGCCAAAAGCCAAGGGATTCTACAGACTGACATATCTGGATGCATTTGCGGGTACCGGGAATATTGCGATAGGGAAGCGCGACCCAAGGGGGCAGGATCGGCTGATTGATGTCGGGGACGAAGAGACCCTAATTGCCGGCAGTGCCCGAGTAGCGCTCGAGCAGGAAATGAGTTTCGACGAGTACGTCTTCATTGAGCAAAGTTCAGCTAAGGTTGCGCGATTGGAATCGCTCAAGAACGAGTATCCAGAGCGGGCCGACAAAATTCGTGTCGTAAGAGAAGACGCGAACTCGTTCCTTCAGAGCTGGTCGAAAACAGTATCGAGGCAAACCAGGGCAGTTGTGTTCATCGACCCATTCGGAATGCAGCTCTCTTGGGAGACGATGGTTTCGCTCGCAGAAACCGGATGTTGCGATGTGTGGATTCTGTTTCCCCTCAGCGCAGTGAACCGTGTTCTAACCGAGAAGGGAAAGTTGCCCGACCAGTGGGCAAGCAGGCTTGACGTTTTCTTTGGCACCAAGGAGTGGAGGAAGGCGTTTTACAAGGAGCGAGAGGTTGAAACCCTGTTTGGTACCGAGATCGAAACTATCCGACAGGCGGATTTCAGTGCCATTTCGGAGTATTTCGCAGACAGGCTAAACGGCATATTTGCCGCCACAATCCGAGAGCCAAGAGTCTTAAGAAACAGTCGAGGTACACCGCTCTTCTTGCTTTCATTTGCTACCGCAAATCCTAAATCGGTTAAGGTAGCGATTCGAGTAGCTCAGTACCTAGCGGAGAAATAA
- a CDS encoding histidinol-phosphatase — MSDDVLEDTTAARWWKGNLHTHTFWSDGDDYPEMVVDWYRSRDYNFLALSDHNILSDKELWMDMSGGRGAGRPLVRYLDRFGDDWVETRVRNNKTQVRLKTLSEFRGLFEEPGEFLLIQSEEITDSAEGKPVHVNATNIQELIRPQRGKTVFEAMQNNVNAVLEQRERTGVPMFPHINHPNFGWAVTAEDLMKLEGEKFFEVYNGHPSVRNFGDANHAGGELMWDIILTVRLAELGKEVMYGMATDDAHNYFSYQIGRANPGRAWVVVRAVELTAASIVAAMERGDFYGSTGVVLRNIVYDGKSLSIEIEPEEGVTYQTMFIGTRRGYDRSSEPILNADGAPLAVTRKYSDEIGEVFSVVDGLSASYTLHGDEIYVRAKVVSSKTKVNPFTAGETEVAWVQPVVPGTE, encoded by the coding sequence GTGTCCGACGACGTTCTAGAGGACACTACCGCTGCCCGCTGGTGGAAAGGCAACCTCCACACCCACACGTTTTGGAGCGACGGCGACGACTATCCGGAGATGGTCGTCGACTGGTACCGGAGCCGCGACTACAACTTCCTGGCGCTCTCCGACCACAACATCCTGAGCGACAAGGAGCTTTGGATGGACATGAGCGGCGGCCGCGGCGCAGGGAGGCCGCTCGTGCGTTATCTCGACCGGTTCGGCGACGACTGGGTCGAGACGCGAGTGCGAAACAACAAGACGCAAGTCCGACTCAAGACCCTGAGCGAATTCCGAGGGCTGTTCGAGGAGCCCGGCGAGTTCCTGTTGATCCAAAGCGAGGAGATAACCGACAGCGCGGAGGGCAAGCCGGTACACGTAAACGCCACGAACATTCAAGAACTGATCAGGCCGCAGCGAGGCAAGACGGTGTTCGAGGCGATGCAGAACAACGTGAACGCAGTCTTGGAGCAGCGCGAGCGCACTGGAGTTCCGATGTTCCCGCACATCAACCATCCGAACTTCGGGTGGGCCGTGACCGCCGAAGACCTGATGAAGCTTGAGGGAGAGAAGTTCTTCGAGGTGTACAACGGGCACCCGTCGGTCCGAAACTTCGGCGACGCGAACCACGCGGGCGGAGAGCTCATGTGGGACATCATCCTGACGGTGCGGCTCGCGGAGCTTGGCAAAGAGGTGATGTACGGCATGGCGACGGACGACGCGCACAACTATTTCAGTTACCAGATCGGGAGAGCCAACCCCGGCCGAGCCTGGGTCGTGGTGCGGGCTGTCGAACTGACAGCCGCGAGCATCGTGGCGGCGATGGAGCGCGGCGACTTCTACGGCTCTACCGGCGTCGTGCTGCGCAATATCGTTTATGATGGAAAGAGTTTGAGCATCGAGATCGAACCGGAGGAGGGAGTCACTTACCAAACGATGTTCATCGGCACCCGTCGCGGGTACGACCGGAGTAGCGAGCCGATCCTGAACGCCGACGGAGCGCCGCTCGCGGTCACCCGCAAGTACAGCGACGAAATCGGCGAGGTCTTCTCCGTGGTCGATGGGCTGTCGGCGTCTTACACGCTTCACGGCGACGAGATATACGTCCGTGCGAAGGTGGTCTCCAGCAAGACGAAGGTGAACCCGTTCACTGCAGGCGAGACCGAGGTCGCCTGGGTGCAGCCCGTCGTCCCTGGGACCGAGTGA
- the purQ gene encoding phosphoribosylformylglycinamidine synthase I encodes MRVAVVQFPGSNCDQDALYALREQIGVDADYVWHDYDDLIGFDAVFIPGGFSYGDYLRCGAVAARAPIMSAIKAFAIEGRPIIGVCNGFQVLCESGVLPGALLLNGSELFVCKNVQLQAVNRSSLWTQGVDRVFELPIAHGEGRYICQDSELEELRRNDQIAFLYVDSNGNASDNANPNGSIGNIAGVLNRAGNVLGMMPHPERATAEILGGTDGRLILQGLNLVSAQ; translated from the coding sequence GTGAGGGTTGCCGTCGTCCAGTTTCCGGGATCGAACTGCGATCAGGACGCCCTATACGCGCTGCGTGAACAGATCGGAGTCGACGCTGATTACGTGTGGCACGACTACGACGACCTCATCGGATTCGACGCCGTGTTCATTCCTGGCGGGTTTTCTTACGGCGACTACTTGCGGTGCGGCGCGGTTGCCGCGCGCGCGCCGATCATGTCTGCGATCAAGGCGTTCGCAATTGAGGGAAGGCCGATCATCGGCGTCTGCAACGGGTTTCAAGTCTTGTGCGAGAGCGGGGTTCTCCCTGGCGCGCTGCTGCTCAACGGGAGCGAGCTGTTCGTCTGCAAGAACGTGCAGCTACAGGCAGTCAACCGCTCCAGCCTATGGACGCAAGGGGTGGACCGCGTGTTCGAGCTCCCGATCGCGCACGGAGAGGGCCGGTACATATGCCAGGATTCAGAGCTTGAGGAACTGCGCCGGAACGACCAGATCGCGTTCCTGTACGTGGACTCAAACGGTAATGCCTCGGATAACGCCAACCCGAACGGCTCGATCGGCAACATTGCGGGGGTATTGAACCGGGCGGGCAACGTATTGGGAATGATGCCGCACCCAGAGCGCGCTACTGCCGAAATCTTAGGCGGTACGGACGGGCGACTGA
- a CDS encoding TetR/AcrR family transcriptional regulator, with protein sequence MIVMPVAEAVSTEQAILDAADRMIGRYGLRKTTMEDVAREAGFSRGTVYGYFRSKQDLALASIDRVVMQAHEQMDRESRTGETPAERLYRMLVARVAARIEKVRDSTQSLDTIFAEVRPAYMQRRRAYFDQEARMLAEVIEHGQRMNDFGTMNALETAQLFVEATNAYIPYSLSLEELQQPGDLQGRIEKMAAILVAGISR encoded by the coding sequence ATGATTGTTATGCCAGTTGCGGAAGCAGTCTCAACGGAACAGGCGATTCTGGACGCCGCCGATCGGATGATCGGTCGCTACGGCCTGCGCAAGACGACCATGGAGGACGTGGCCCGGGAAGCCGGGTTCAGCCGCGGGACCGTCTACGGCTACTTCAGGTCCAAGCAGGACCTGGCCTTGGCGTCGATCGACCGCGTGGTCATGCAGGCGCACGAGCAGATGGATAGGGAGTCGCGAACCGGCGAGACTCCGGCCGAGCGGCTGTATCGGATGCTCGTCGCACGGGTGGCAGCCAGGATCGAAAAGGTGCGGGATAGCACCCAGAGCCTCGACACGATCTTCGCCGAGGTCCGGCCAGCGTATATGCAGAGGAGACGGGCGTACTTCGATCAAGAGGCGCGGATGCTGGCTGAGGTCATCGAGCACGGCCAGCGGATGAACGACTTCGGCACGATGAACGCCTTAGAGACGGCGCAGCTCTTCGTCGAGGCCACGAACGCCTACATCCCGTACAGCCTCAGCCTAGAAGAACTCCAACAGCCTGGGGACCTTCAGGGCCGAATTGAGAAAATGGCGGCGATTCTCGTCGCCGGAATCAGTCGATAA
- a CDS encoding S9 family peptidase, with amino-acid sequence MAKRPITAADLLKIQFVSDPQMSPDGSRVLFVKTHVDKDKNKYVGNLFTVDVESGEVKQWTQGEKPGGMGRWSPDGSSIAFVAGRVDSSSQVFILPTEGGEARKLTSLPEGAIGEIKWSPDGLRIAFTFREVAEDRTSKASKERKEKGGSPPPWEIDELWYRMDEDGYFGGQRFKLYVVDVATGEHRMLYGKDKLGFYSFDWLPNSSGLAVAHSAHRKEPLLKKPNDQVYIVPLNGKVKMISGLAKGPKGNLKVSPDGKQVAFLGDHIQEEVWGMRNTRLYVAPMRGGGQRCLSERSDFCLATYTLSDTGAGGEGVLEWAPNGKSIFVMAGTEGTAQIGKVSVARGGVKLLTEGQHVLAPGSTSADGKMMALTRGTTTSPAEVAVFDGEEVRVLTDFNKQLLKDIEISKPVGTWVTSADGTKVHTWVMKPPRFKRGRKYPAVLEIHGGPHCQYGWAFFHEFQLLAAQGYVVVFSNPRGSKGYGEAFCEAIRRDWGNKDWADVEAVKDWMASRSYVNTKKMGVMGGSYGGFMTNWAIGHTNDFVGAITDRCVFNWTSMAGNSDFPLNRDDYFGGCAWGPLKNIEDLWRQSPCSSFDKVKTPTLVIHSEGDLRCNVEQAEQVFYVLKSIGVETRFVRYPANSSHGLSRNGPPDLRIHRLGEIVDWWKRWLQ; translated from the coding sequence ATGGCCAAGCGCCCAATTACGGCGGCCGACCTGCTGAAGATTCAGTTCGTCTCCGACCCGCAGATGAGCCCTGACGGATCGCGAGTCCTGTTCGTAAAGACGCACGTCGACAAGGACAAGAACAAGTACGTCGGTAACCTCTTTACCGTCGATGTCGAGAGCGGCGAAGTAAAGCAGTGGACGCAGGGCGAGAAGCCTGGCGGCATGGGGCGCTGGTCGCCTGACGGCTCTTCGATAGCCTTCGTTGCCGGTCGCGTTGACAGTTCGTCGCAGGTTTTCATCCTGCCGACCGAAGGAGGCGAGGCGCGCAAGCTGACGTCGCTGCCAGAGGGCGCGATCGGTGAGATCAAGTGGTCGCCAGACGGACTGCGCATCGCCTTCACCTTCCGCGAGGTTGCCGAAGATCGCACGAGCAAAGCAAGCAAAGAGCGCAAAGAGAAAGGCGGAAGCCCGCCGCCGTGGGAGATCGACGAGCTGTGGTACCGCATGGACGAAGACGGTTACTTCGGCGGCCAGAGGTTCAAGCTGTACGTCGTCGACGTCGCGACCGGCGAGCACCGAATGCTGTACGGCAAGGACAAGCTCGGATTCTACAGTTTCGACTGGCTGCCGAACAGCTCCGGCCTCGCGGTCGCGCACTCGGCGCACCGCAAAGAGCCATTGCTGAAAAAGCCGAACGACCAGGTCTACATCGTGCCGCTCAACGGCAAGGTCAAGATGATCTCCGGCCTCGCGAAAGGGCCGAAGGGGAACCTCAAAGTCTCGCCGGACGGAAAGCAGGTCGCGTTCCTCGGCGACCACATCCAAGAAGAGGTGTGGGGCATGCGGAACACCCGGCTTTACGTTGCGCCGATGCGCGGCGGCGGGCAGAGGTGCCTCAGCGAACGGTCCGACTTCTGCCTCGCAACGTACACCCTGAGCGACACCGGTGCGGGGGGAGAGGGCGTTCTCGAATGGGCGCCGAACGGCAAGAGCATTTTCGTCATGGCCGGCACCGAGGGCACCGCGCAAATCGGCAAAGTCTCGGTCGCAAGAGGCGGAGTCAAGCTCCTGACAGAGGGCCAACACGTGCTCGCGCCAGGTTCAACAAGCGCGGACGGCAAGATGATGGCTCTCACGCGAGGCACGACAACCTCTCCAGCAGAGGTCGCCGTCTTCGACGGAGAGGAAGTCAGGGTACTAACGGATTTCAACAAGCAGCTCTTGAAAGATATCGAGATTTCAAAGCCGGTCGGTACGTGGGTGACCTCTGCAGACGGAACGAAAGTCCACACCTGGGTCATGAAGCCGCCACGGTTCAAGAGAGGCCGGAAGTACCCGGCGGTCTTGGAGATCCACGGCGGGCCGCACTGCCAGTACGGCTGGGCGTTCTTCCACGAGTTCCAACTGCTCGCCGCGCAGGGTTACGTCGTGGTGTTCAGCAACCCGCGCGGGTCGAAGGGGTACGGCGAGGCGTTCTGCGAGGCGATCCGGCGCGATTGGGGCAACAAGGACTGGGCCGACGTCGAGGCCGTCAAGGATTGGATGGCTTCGCGGAGCTACGTCAACACGAAGAAGATGGGCGTGATGGGCGGCTCGTACGGCGGGTTCATGACCAACTGGGCGATCGGCCACACCAACGACTTCGTCGGCGCGATCACCGACCGCTGCGTGTTCAACTGGACCTCGATGGCCGGCAACAGCGACTTCCCGCTCAACCGCGACGACTACTTCGGCGGCTGCGCGTGGGGACCGCTCAAGAACATCGAGGATCTATGGCGACAGTCGCCGTGCTCCAGCTTCGACAAGGTCAAGACCCCGACGCTCGTGATACACAGCGAGGGCGACCTGCGCTGCAACGTCGAGCAGGCCGAGCAGGTGTTCTACGTGCTGAAGTCGATCGGTGTCGAGACGCGCTTCGTGCGGTATCCGGCGAACTCCTCTCACGGCCTCTCCCGCAACGGCCCCCCGGACCTGCGGATTCACCGGCTTGGGGAGATCGTAGACTGGTGGAAAAGGTGGCTACAATAG
- a CDS encoding HDIG domain-containing protein produces MTQTRDDAWNLLCEHTPSDSLRRHCMGAETCMRWYAEKLGEDVEKWGIAGLLHDFDYEQHPDEHPLWGIALLKDQGWPEDVIQAIGAHYTAKTGVEPTAPMDKYLFACDELSGFITAVTYVRPSKSIMEVKVKSVTKKLKTLNFAAGVNRDDVYNGAEVIGTDLNEHIGNCITAMQGNAEALGLKGDV; encoded by the coding sequence ATGACTCAAACCCGAGACGATGCCTGGAACCTGCTTTGCGAGCACACGCCGAGCGACAGCCTGCGACGGCACTGCATGGGAGCGGAAACCTGCATGCGGTGGTACGCCGAGAAGCTGGGAGAGGACGTCGAGAAGTGGGGCATCGCCGGGCTCTTGCACGACTTCGACTACGAGCAGCACCCCGACGAGCATCCGCTTTGGGGGATTGCGCTGCTGAAAGACCAAGGGTGGCCGGAAGACGTGATCCAGGCCATCGGAGCGCACTACACCGCCAAGACCGGAGTCGAGCCGACCGCGCCGATGGACAAGTACCTCTTCGCCTGCGACGAGCTGAGCGGGTTCATCACGGCGGTCACCTACGTCCGACCGAGCAAGAGCATCATGGAGGTGAAGGTCAAGAGCGTGACCAAAAAGCTCAAGACGCTCAACTTCGCCGCAGGGGTCAACCGCGACGATGTGTACAACGGAGCCGAGGTCATCGGGACCGACCTGAACGAGCACATCGGCAACTGCATCACGGCGATGCAGGGGAACGCCGAGGCGCTCGGCCTCAAGGGCGACGTCTAG
- a CDS encoding DUF1080 domain-containing protein, translated as MLVRRSVLVVVAVCAVLASGQQFSNDESIFDGKTLDGWTAIGGGKWEVKDGVIAGTSTKDQPQGILLWKDPVKNFTAKLKFRIRAGDSGFYFRTERVDDEVIVHGFQVEVDTSLETGGIYETGGRGWVHFPDFKLHDQSKYKPGEWTDLEVTAIGTHYLIKVNGVVITDIDDPKGRTEGRLALQLHGGLEMDIEYKDIYLKALK; from the coding sequence ATGCTCGTTCGACGATCCGTTTTAGTCGTTGTCGCAGTCTGCGCAGTGCTCGCGTCTGGCCAGCAGTTCTCAAACGACGAAAGTATCTTCGATGGCAAGACGCTTGACGGATGGACCGCGATCGGCGGGGGGAAGTGGGAGGTCAAGGACGGCGTTATCGCCGGCACCAGCACCAAAGACCAGCCGCAGGGGATTCTTCTTTGGAAGGACCCGGTCAAGAACTTCACTGCGAAGCTCAAGTTCCGCATCCGCGCGGGCGACAGCGGGTTCTACTTCCGCACCGAGAGGGTCGACGACGAGGTGATCGTGCACGGGTTCCAGGTCGAGGTCGACACTTCTTTGGAGACCGGCGGGATCTACGAGACCGGCGGTCGCGGCTGGGTGCACTTCCCCGACTTCAAGCTTCACGATCAGTCGAAGTACAAGCCGGGAGAGTGGACCGATCTAGAGGTCACCGCTATCGGCACGCACTACCTGATCAAGGTGAACGGCGTGGTCATCACGGACATCGACGACCCGAAGGGCCGCACCGAGGGACGCCTCGCGCTGCAGCTCCATGGCGGGCTTGAGATGGATATCGAGTACAAGGACATCTATCTCAAGGCGCTGAAGTAG
- a CDS encoding ATP-binding protein: protein MLPLSERLKEAVRSGSPEEALSALFVRELGWVPGEGADVVALSGSLSLVIVADSNTAPRAREIGAVLDSDSRTMTLLALTEGTVSRLDIDREHPKSMVLDRLRLLRREQGVHERDEAKDDRRLAACFQAKGIADSFLADYRSLFEKYVDRVEPMPAARSRSAAVQDSRALRGQLLNRCLIRVLLLAFLQSKGWFRFADSQNYIAELYRAWKAAPGAYRFHQRLAILFFNALNQPSAAARELLRPQVGDVPHLGGGIFSPEQFESESAVIPDELFDELIGENGLLGKYEFSTKESGPNETVVAVNPEILGAVFSAFIQGDDKAAIVDTKSLREGCRGVIAAHMDTAPALDLPPERKRLKEWMVRVRAINIIDEECGAGSYLVAMLEEITALIERISKQLGNRPLRRSALKAQVAKDNLRGLDKSDLAVQVTMMRLALAILSEESDDAPLALPNLRQVVRVGGALKPDRPASIRPVPPESAEVEYKSTFEWNSRKGARDPSLRLATLKTVAAFLNSEGGKLYLGVSDSGEPIGLAGDFGLFSEGGSRDGFEGKLREALKNHLEPLPLGNVSIMWQRFGDLDVCVVCVTPTSTVTYVRSKDDHGQQVESIYVRDGNRTLDLKGKQRDQFVLSRHS from the coding sequence GTGTTACCCCTGTCCGAGCGGTTGAAAGAGGCAGTGCGAAGTGGATCGCCAGAAGAGGCGCTTTCCGCGCTTTTCGTGCGCGAACTGGGTTGGGTGCCGGGGGAAGGAGCCGACGTCGTCGCACTTTCGGGATCGCTCTCGCTCGTGATTGTGGCCGATTCTAACACAGCGCCGAGGGCTCGGGAGATTGGCGCAGTGCTCGACTCGGACTCGCGCACGATGACGTTGCTAGCGCTGACAGAGGGCACAGTATCCCGTCTCGATATAGACCGCGAGCACCCAAAGTCGATGGTATTGGACAGGCTGCGTCTGCTGCGCCGCGAGCAGGGCGTGCACGAGCGGGACGAAGCCAAGGATGATCGAAGGCTGGCCGCGTGCTTTCAAGCCAAAGGAATCGCCGACTCGTTCCTCGCCGACTATCGTAGCTTGTTCGAGAAGTACGTAGATCGAGTTGAGCCGATGCCGGCAGCGAGGTCGCGATCAGCCGCGGTGCAAGATTCGCGGGCTCTGAGAGGCCAGCTTCTGAATCGTTGCCTGATCCGTGTGCTGCTGCTTGCGTTTTTGCAGAGCAAAGGGTGGTTCAGATTCGCGGACAGCCAGAACTACATCGCCGAACTGTATCGCGCGTGGAAGGCCGCACCGGGCGCGTACCGATTTCACCAGCGGCTCGCGATCCTGTTCTTCAACGCCCTCAACCAGCCGTCGGCAGCTGCGCGAGAGTTGCTCCGCCCGCAGGTCGGAGACGTTCCGCATCTCGGCGGGGGCATCTTCTCCCCTGAGCAGTTCGAGAGCGAGTCGGCGGTGATCCCCGACGAGCTGTTCGACGAGCTGATCGGTGAGAACGGCCTGTTGGGGAAGTACGAGTTTTCGACCAAGGAGAGCGGGCCGAACGAAACGGTTGTCGCCGTCAATCCGGAAATTCTCGGCGCGGTGTTCAGCGCGTTCATTCAAGGCGACGACAAGGCGGCAATCGTCGACACGAAGTCTCTGCGCGAGGGTTGTCGCGGTGTTATCGCTGCGCACATGGACACCGCCCCGGCGTTGGATCTGCCGCCCGAGCGCAAGCGGCTCAAGGAGTGGATGGTGCGCGTGAGAGCGATCAACATCATCGACGAGGAGTGCGGCGCGGGTTCGTACCTTGTGGCGATGCTCGAAGAGATCACCGCGCTGATCGAACGCATCTCGAAACAGCTGGGGAATCGACCTCTCCGTCGATCTGCGTTGAAGGCACAAGTCGCAAAGGACAACCTCAGGGGGCTCGACAAGAGCGATTTGGCGGTTCAAGTGACGATGATGAGGCTCGCGCTAGCCATTCTTTCAGAAGAGTCTGACGATGCGCCTCTCGCTCTCCCAAACTTGCGGCAGGTCGTCCGCGTCGGGGGCGCGCTGAAACCAGATCGGCCCGCTTCCATTCGACCGGTTCCTCCAGAAAGCGCAGAGGTCGAGTACAAGTCGACGTTCGAGTGGAACTCGCGCAAGGGCGCCCGCGACCCTTCGCTTCGCCTTGCGACGCTCAAGACCGTTGCAGCGTTTCTGAACAGCGAGGGCGGCAAGCTGTATCTCGGAGTGAGCGACTCCGGAGAGCCGATCGGGCTTGCGGGCGACTTCGGTCTTTTCTCCGAGGGCGGATCGCGGGACGGCTTCGAGGGCAAGCTGCGCGAAGCGCTGAAGAACCACTTGGAGCCGCTACCGCTTGGCAACGTATCGATCATGTGGCAGAGATTCGGCGATCTCGACGTTTGCGTCGTCTGCGTGACGCCAACCTCGACAGTCACGTACGTCCGGAGCAAAGACGACCACGGCCAACAGGTCGAGTCGATCTACGTGCGAGACGGGAACCGAACGTTGGACCTCAAGGGCAAACAGCGCGACCAGTTCGTGTTATCGCGGCATTCTTGA
- a CDS encoding phage Gp37/Gp68 family protein: MASTSSIEWTNMTWNPVTGCTKVSQGCKHCYAERMAKRLKAMGTERYKNGFKLTLHPDLIELPKQWKKPRLIFVNSMSDLFHENIPLEFIEQIFTTIKECPQHTFQVLTKRSERLSQVAGELEWPENLWMGVSIEDDRVIQRVHDLRTVPAAVRFLSCEPLIGPLDDLPLDGIHWVIVGGESGPKARPMDGDWARSIRAQCYDANVKFFFKQWGGVRKHVTGRELDGKFYDDMPARAFS; the protein is encoded by the coding sequence ATGGCTTCGACAAGCTCGATCGAGTGGACGAACATGACGTGGAACCCGGTGACGGGATGCACGAAGGTCAGTCAGGGCTGTAAGCACTGCTACGCCGAGCGCATGGCGAAGCGGCTCAAGGCGATGGGTACGGAGCGGTACAAAAACGGGTTCAAACTGACCCTCCATCCTGATCTGATCGAACTGCCGAAGCAATGGAAAAAGCCGCGCCTTATCTTCGTGAACTCCATGAGCGACCTCTTCCACGAGAATATCCCGCTGGAGTTCATCGAACAGATATTCACGACGATCAAGGAGTGCCCGCAGCACACTTTCCAGGTGCTAACGAAGCGGAGCGAGCGACTGTCGCAGGTAGCCGGGGAGCTTGAATGGCCTGAGAATCTGTGGATGGGGGTCAGCATCGAGGACGACCGCGTTATACAGCGTGTCCATGATCTGCGGACAGTTCCTGCGGCTGTAAGATTCCTCTCTTGTGAACCGCTCATCGGCCCGCTGGACGATCTTCCGCTCGACGGGATCCACTGGGTCATCGTCGGGGGCGAGTCCGGCCCGAAGGCGAGACCGATGGACGGTGACTGGGCCCGCTCGATCCGAGCCCAATGCTATGACGCCAATGTCAAGTTTTTCTTCAAGCAGTGGGGCGGTGTGCGCAAGCATGTGACCGGCAGGGAGCTTGACGGAAAATTCTACGATGACATGCCGGCGCGCGCATTTTCGTAG